A genomic window from Triticum urartu cultivar G1812 chromosome 7, Tu2.1, whole genome shotgun sequence includes:
- the LOC125518545 gene encoding G-type lectin S-receptor-like serine/threonine-protein kinase At2g19130 isoform X1, producing MPFLPIVFTLLFFLRAPASSAATDTIFAGQALGVNDNLVSKNGRYALGFFNTSSSKPSQDTTNWYLGIWFNTVPKFTSAWVANRDTPIKNTTSLELTISHDGNLVILNRSTKSIIWSTQANITRNSTTAMLLSSGNFILVDSSNSSEVLWQSFDHPTNTLFPGAKLGWDKLTGLNRRLISWKNLNDPTTGVYCDGLDPSGLNQFLLTQLNFSIPYWSTGVWNGKYFASLPEMTASNPVFTATFVSNDQEKYSTVNVVDESMVTRNVIDVSGQRKAFIWLEGSQDWTMIYAQPKLQCDVYAICGPFTICNDNALPHCNCMEGFTITSPKDWELEDRTSGCLRNTPLDCISNKSTTHTTDKFYPVPCVQLPQKALKVEAVASASECGQVCLSNCSCTAYSFSDENCSMWRNELLNIRALQCSGTTNSTGETLYLRVSANDFHRLRNNRKGIVIGVATGTGVSVLCLFALILLVMILRNKSKRSSHILDDVQGCNRITAFRYTDLQRATTKFTDKLGAGSFGSVFKGVLTDSTAVAVKRLDGAYQGEKQFRAEVSSIGAVQHINLVKLVGFCCEGSKRLLVYEHMPNRSLDVHLFRNNSTTLNWFVRYHIALGVARGLAYLHESCRDCIIHCDIKPENILLDASFIPKVADFGMAKLLGRMFSRVLTTMRGTAGYLAPEWITGVAITPKVDVYSYGMVLLEIISGKRNSCAPCTSGGNLDVYFPVYAAHKLLEGEVGSLVDEMLHGDVNLDEAELACKVACWCIQDDEFDRPTMGEVVRILEGQIEIGMPPIPRLLQAMAGNSDIA from the coding sequence ATGCCTTTCCTCCCCATTGTTTTCACCTTGCTCTTCTTCCTACGCGCCCCAGCAAGTTCTGCCGCGACGGACACCATCTTCGCCGGCCAAGCACTTGGTGTCAACGACAACCTCGTCTCCAAGAATGGCAGGTACGCGCTTGGCTTCTTCAACACAAGCAGCAGCAAACCCTCCCAAGACACCACCAACTGGTACCTTGGCATATGGTTCAATACAGTCCCCAAATTTACTTCTGCATGGGTTGCAAATAGGGACACACCAATCAAGAACACCACCTCACTGGAGCTCACAATCTCCCACGATGGGAATCTGGTCATCTTAAACCGGTCCACCAAGTCCATAATCTGGTCTACACAAGCAAACATCACAAGAAATAGCACCACTGCCATGCTGCTGAGTAGTGGAAATTTCATCCTAGTAGACTCTTCAAACTCATCAGAGGTTCTGTGGCAGAGTTTTGATCACCCCACAAATACACTTTTCCCTGGGGCGAAGCTTGGATGGGACAAGCTCACTGGCCTAAACCGTCGTCTAATTTCTTGGAAGAACTTGAACGACCCAACTACTGGTGTGTATTGTGATGGGTTAGACCCCAGTGGTCTCAATCAGTTCTTGCTTACACAATTGAACTTCTCCATACCATATTGGTCGACCGGTGTATGGAACGGCAAATACTTTGCCTCACTTCCAGAGATGACAGCCAGCAACCCAGTTTTCACTGCAACATTTGTCAGCAATGACCAAGAGAAGTATTCGACTGTTAATGTAGTCGATGAATCTATGGTTACTCGTAATGTAATTGACGTCTCAGGTCAAAGAAAAGCGTTCATTTGGTTGGAGGGCTCACAGGATTGGACAATGATCTATGCCCAACCGAAACTTCAGTGTGATGTCTATGCAATCTGTGGACCTTTCACAATTTGCAATGATAATGCCCTTCCACATTGCAATTGCATGGAGGGCTTCACCATAACCTCCCCAAAGGATTGGGAGCTAGAAGATCGAACCAGTGGGTGCTTGAGAAATACTCCGTTAGACTGCATTAGCAACAAAAGCACAACTCATACCACAGATAAGTTCTACCCTGTGCCATGTGTTCAGTTGCCCCAGAAAGCCCTAAAAGTAGAAGCTGTGGCAAGTGCGAGTGAGTGCGGACAAGTTTGCCTGAGCAACTGCTCTTGCACTGCATATTCCTTCAGTGACGAAAATTGTTCTATGTGGCGTAATGAATTGCTCAACATAAGAGCACTACAATGTAGTGGCACTACCAATTCAACAGGGGAAACTCTTTACCTTCGTGTTTCAGCTAATGATTTCCACAGACTGAGAAACAACAGAAAGGGGATTGTTATTGGAGTGGCAACTGGTACAGGCGTTTCTGTTCTATGTTTATTTGCACTCATTCTCCTGGTAATGATTCTGAGAAACAAAAGTAAGAGGTCTAGTCATATACTGGATGATGTTCAAGGTTGTAACAGAATCACTGCATTTAGATACACTGATTTACAGCGTGCCACAACAAAATTCACCGATAAGTTAGGGGCAGGCAGTTTTGGTTCTGTATTCAAGGGGGTTTTAACTGACTCGACTGCCGTAGCAGTGAAAAGGCTTGATGGTGCTTATCAAGGAGAGAAGCAATTCAGAGCCGAAGTGAGCTCGATTGGAGCTGTCCAGCACATCAATTTAGTTAAGCTTGTTGGTTTCTGTTGTGAGGGTTCTAAGAGGTTGCTTGTTTACGAACACATGCCAAATCGCTCACTTGATGTGCATCTATTTAGAAACAACTCTACAACGCTGAATTGGTTTGTCAGGTATCACATAGCCCTGGGAGTTGCGAGAGGGTTAGCTTACTTGCATGAGAGCTGTCGAGACTGCATCATACACTGTGATATCAAGCCAGAAAACATACTTCTTGATGCTTCATTCATTCCAAAAGTTGCAGACTTTGGGATGGCAAAGCTCTTAGGAAGAATGTTTAGCCGAGTCTTGACTACAATGAGAGGAACTGCAGGGTACCTTGCACCTGAATGGATTACTGGAGTTGCTATTACACCAAAAGTCGATGTTTATAGCTACGGGATGGTGCTGCTGGAAATTATATCTGGAAAGAGGAACTCATGCGCACCATGTACTAGCGGTGGCAACCTTGATGTTTATTTCCCTGTGTATGCTGCACATAAGCTTCTTGAAGGAGAAGTCGGGAGTTTGGTAGATGAAATGTTACATGGTGATGTCAATCTGGACGAGGCTGAACTGGCTTGCAAGGTTGCATGTTGGTGTATCCAAGATGATGAGTTTGATCGACCAACAATGGGAGAGGTAGTTCGGATTCTCGAAGGGCAAATTGAAATCGGGATGCCCCCGATACCAAGACTGCTTCAAGCTATGGCTGGGAACTCGGATATAGCATGA
- the LOC125518545 gene encoding G-type lectin S-receptor-like serine/threonine-protein kinase At2g19130 isoform X2: MPFLPIVFTLLFFLRAPASSAATDTIFAGQALGVNDNLVSKNGRDTPIKNTTSLELTISHDGNLVILNRSTKSIIWSTQANITRNSTTAMLLSSGNFILVDSSNSSEVLWQSFDHPTNTLFPGAKLGWDKLTGLNRRLISWKNLNDPTTGVYCDGLDPSGLNQFLLTQLNFSIPYWSTGVWNGKYFASLPEMTASNPVFTATFVSNDQEKYSTVNVVDESMVTRNVIDVSGQRKAFIWLEGSQDWTMIYAQPKLQCDVYAICGPFTICNDNALPHCNCMEGFTITSPKDWELEDRTSGCLRNTPLDCISNKSTTHTTDKFYPVPCVQLPQKALKVEAVASASECGQVCLSNCSCTAYSFSDENCSMWRNELLNIRALQCSGTTNSTGETLYLRVSANDFHRLRNNRKGIVIGVATGTGVSVLCLFALILLVMILRNKSKRSSHILDDVQGCNRITAFRYTDLQRATTKFTDKLGAGSFGSVFKGVLTDSTAVAVKRLDGAYQGEKQFRAEVSSIGAVQHINLVKLVGFCCEGSKRLLVYEHMPNRSLDVHLFRNNSTTLNWFVRYHIALGVARGLAYLHESCRDCIIHCDIKPENILLDASFIPKVADFGMAKLLGRMFSRVLTTMRGTAGYLAPEWITGVAITPKVDVYSYGMVLLEIISGKRNSCAPCTSGGNLDVYFPVYAAHKLLEGEVGSLVDEMLHGDVNLDEAELACKVACWCIQDDEFDRPTMGEVVRILEGQIEIGMPPIPRLLQAMAGNSDIA, translated from the exons ATGCCTTTCCTCCCCATTGTTTTCACCTTGCTCTTCTTCCTACGCGCCCCAGCAAGTTCTGCCGCGACGGACACCATCTTCGCCGGCCAAGCACTTGGTGTCAACGACAACCTCGTCTCCAAGAATGGCAG GGACACACCAATCAAGAACACCACCTCACTGGAGCTCACAATCTCCCACGATGGGAATCTGGTCATCTTAAACCGGTCCACCAAGTCCATAATCTGGTCTACACAAGCAAACATCACAAGAAATAGCACCACTGCCATGCTGCTGAGTAGTGGAAATTTCATCCTAGTAGACTCTTCAAACTCATCAGAGGTTCTGTGGCAGAGTTTTGATCACCCCACAAATACACTTTTCCCTGGGGCGAAGCTTGGATGGGACAAGCTCACTGGCCTAAACCGTCGTCTAATTTCTTGGAAGAACTTGAACGACCCAACTACTGGTGTGTATTGTGATGGGTTAGACCCCAGTGGTCTCAATCAGTTCTTGCTTACACAATTGAACTTCTCCATACCATATTGGTCGACCGGTGTATGGAACGGCAAATACTTTGCCTCACTTCCAGAGATGACAGCCAGCAACCCAGTTTTCACTGCAACATTTGTCAGCAATGACCAAGAGAAGTATTCGACTGTTAATGTAGTCGATGAATCTATGGTTACTCGTAATGTAATTGACGTCTCAGGTCAAAGAAAAGCGTTCATTTGGTTGGAGGGCTCACAGGATTGGACAATGATCTATGCCCAACCGAAACTTCAGTGTGATGTCTATGCAATCTGTGGACCTTTCACAATTTGCAATGATAATGCCCTTCCACATTGCAATTGCATGGAGGGCTTCACCATAACCTCCCCAAAGGATTGGGAGCTAGAAGATCGAACCAGTGGGTGCTTGAGAAATACTCCGTTAGACTGCATTAGCAACAAAAGCACAACTCATACCACAGATAAGTTCTACCCTGTGCCATGTGTTCAGTTGCCCCAGAAAGCCCTAAAAGTAGAAGCTGTGGCAAGTGCGAGTGAGTGCGGACAAGTTTGCCTGAGCAACTGCTCTTGCACTGCATATTCCTTCAGTGACGAAAATTGTTCTATGTGGCGTAATGAATTGCTCAACATAAGAGCACTACAATGTAGTGGCACTACCAATTCAACAGGGGAAACTCTTTACCTTCGTGTTTCAGCTAATGATTTCCACAGACTGAGAAACAACAGAAAGGGGATTGTTATTGGAGTGGCAACTGGTACAGGCGTTTCTGTTCTATGTTTATTTGCACTCATTCTCCTGGTAATGATTCTGAGAAACAAAAGTAAGAGGTCTAGTCATATACTGGATGATGTTCAAGGTTGTAACAGAATCACTGCATTTAGATACACTGATTTACAGCGTGCCACAACAAAATTCACCGATAAGTTAGGGGCAGGCAGTTTTGGTTCTGTATTCAAGGGGGTTTTAACTGACTCGACTGCCGTAGCAGTGAAAAGGCTTGATGGTGCTTATCAAGGAGAGAAGCAATTCAGAGCCGAAGTGAGCTCGATTGGAGCTGTCCAGCACATCAATTTAGTTAAGCTTGTTGGTTTCTGTTGTGAGGGTTCTAAGAGGTTGCTTGTTTACGAACACATGCCAAATCGCTCACTTGATGTGCATCTATTTAGAAACAACTCTACAACGCTGAATTGGTTTGTCAGGTATCACATAGCCCTGGGAGTTGCGAGAGGGTTAGCTTACTTGCATGAGAGCTGTCGAGACTGCATCATACACTGTGATATCAAGCCAGAAAACATACTTCTTGATGCTTCATTCATTCCAAAAGTTGCAGACTTTGGGATGGCAAAGCTCTTAGGAAGAATGTTTAGCCGAGTCTTGACTACAATGAGAGGAACTGCAGGGTACCTTGCACCTGAATGGATTACTGGAGTTGCTATTACACCAAAAGTCGATGTTTATAGCTACGGGATGGTGCTGCTGGAAATTATATCTGGAAAGAGGAACTCATGCGCACCATGTACTAGCGGTGGCAACCTTGATGTTTATTTCCCTGTGTATGCTGCACATAAGCTTCTTGAAGGAGAAGTCGGGAGTTTGGTAGATGAAATGTTACATGGTGATGTCAATCTGGACGAGGCTGAACTGGCTTGCAAGGTTGCATGTTGGTGTATCCAAGATGATGAGTTTGATCGACCAACAATGGGAGAGGTAGTTCGGATTCTCGAAGGGCAAATTGAAATCGGGATGCCCCCGATACCAAGACTGCTTCAAGCTATGGCTGGGAACTCGGATATAGCATGA